In Colletotrichum higginsianum IMI 349063 chromosome 1, whole genome shotgun sequence, the DNA window CGAAGACAtcgcggcggtcgagggcATCGACGTGCTCTTTATCGGACCCTTTGATCTTGGTCAGAAAACCCCAAGCCCACGTTGGCGTTCGGTCGACCATCTAACAAGCATGATGTAGGAAACAACATTGGTCACCCTGTGATCAACGGTATCATCAAGAAGGAGCTGAGCGACGCCATTGACCGCATCCTCGAGGCGACGCACAAGGCGGGAAAGAAGGCAGGCATATTCTGCACGAGCGGCGAGCAATCCAAGTTCTTCGCGGACAAGGGTTTCGACATGATTAGCGTGGCGACGGATTACACGGCATTGCAGTTTACATTGTTGGAGTCGCTGAGCATTGCCAGGGGGGAGGCGAAGCCAGCCAAGAGTGGATCGTACTGAACTGATGccgggagaaggggaggatACAAGAGGGCGTGACGCGTAGCGAAGGGGGATTAGGTAGGCTGTGCTGTTTGCCAGGGATGCTTGGTCCGCCCGCCGAACGAATCCTTCGGCCAAGCAATGGTGTGGCCGCTCTGGAGAAAGAGGCAAAAGACAAAAAACACTCTCTGACGCTTCACTTCTTGCACTCGACTTGATCCATCTTGGCCTCGATCTGATCCGGATCGAAGCGATGCATAAGCTTGACGGCCTTGCCCACTAGCTTGGGGTCCTCCTCAGGAGCCTCGGCTTTGCTGATGTGGATCTGAGGCAAGTTAGAACGTGAAGGGCTGTGGAGGTTGAAGTTGGGTCTCATGGTGTGCTTCGGGCATGTCGGACGCCCATTCCCTGTACCGTGGGCTCTAAACAAACCGCAAGAGGAGAGGAAGCAAAACGTACCACCGGGACATCAAAGTCATACAGGTCCCTCCAGCTCTTCGCGTCCGGCGCGGTGATGTTGATCTCCGTAAAGGCAAATGGCCTCCTGTCCCAAACGTTGGAGAGCGCCGATTTGGCGCGTACGCACAAGCCGCACCCATCGCGGGCGAAAAGCGTGATCCGGCATGCGTGAGCCTTCTGGAAGAGTCGACGCGTGGGCGTGAACATTGTTTCTGGTTATTGATCTTGAAGATCGTCGTAGGCTTAGATGGCGATTGTCCGAGGAGTTTCTTGATTGACTTCACGCTTGACGTCTATCCCGTCCAcacgcacatacacacacacacacacgcgcgcgcgcgcgcagaGGGTACGGTGCCAAAGCAAGGACAGCGTGCTGGGAGGGGAAAGAAACTCGCAGGCTATGAAACAGCTTCGTTCTCGCTCAGCTGGGCAAGGAAGGACGACAGCGCCAGAAACGAATGCTGGCGTCCAGGGACCAGGGTTGACAGGGCGTAGCGACGTCTGTGGGCGAATTTGGTATTTTGTGAATGTGAGATGATGGGCTTGCCACGATCTGTTAGCCGACGTGAGGGTGTGGGAGGAACGCCCGTTTGTTGCTGTTTCAAACGAGTCCGATTCTGATTTGGGGCCACCGTGACAAGAACAGAGTTGCAGTCGTCCAGAGTGATGTTGTGATGGCGAAATGGGCCAAAGGTAAAGTGTGGGTGAGATGGTAGTGTGTTTCCGACTGAACTTCCTCCCACCCCGGCCGAGTTGCAAGGACAGGCCGGAGAGCGGCTGGCAATCGGGCACATTTTCGGTCAGTAATTCCCGTGTCCGGCTTAGTGGGGGGGCTATAGTTTGGGAAGGCGGTGAACTTATCGAATGCAATTACACCCACCGCCGTCGGGTTGCTGTTGAACGAATCAGAAGGGTGACTTGCTGGAGCTTGTGCCCGTCATGCATAATTTTGAGCCGCTAAATCGCAGTGAAGACCCCTGGGAAATTCTGGAATCCTGGAGAAGATAGCAACCCctccatcgacgacgaccacccGGGCCTTTTTTTGACAATTTACAGTCCCAGAGACCCGCCGCCCTTTCATCATCCACCACCCAAGACCCAAGTCTCAAACGCCAAACGTCGTCGATTACGTTTTTCGTTCACTTTCTATTTCTCAAGGTCATTGCGGAAAAGCTGCACACGGTAACCCGAAAACGACAACGAAGCTGCGAAAGCTCACCCATCTAACTGACTTACCCCTAGCCAGCCGTCCAACATGGCAGAAAAGTGCGTCCACCAGGGCTGCGGCAAGCTCTACACCGATGCAGAGGAGCTATGTGTCTACCACCCTGGTCCTCCCATCTTCCACGAAGGCCAAAAAGGTACTCACTCGCTCGCAACCTAGCCCAGCTACCTACCATTTACCAGCtttacacacacacgcacacacacccagCTTCGTCATATTCAATGGAGAACGCGTCTCTTCCGTTCTTGTCCCGTGTGGTTGCGATAGGGTTTCCCCCTCTTTCGTCCAATCGATCCTCTCCCATTCCTTCCTCAAGTCCCGTTCAGCCGCTACCCGAACGCATTGGCATCGATTCGCACGAGACACCGCGGCTAACCTAACCGATCACTACCAAACAGGTTGGAAGTGCTGCAAGCCCCGCGTCCTCACCTTTGAGGAGTTTATGACCATCCCCCCCTGCACAACCGGCAAACACTCCACAACCGACCTACCTCCCAAGATCGAGCAAAAGCCCCAGGCGGACCCTGACGCAGCGCCTTCCCTCGCCGATAagctcgccgcctcggcaCCTGAACCGGGCCGCAAGCCACTCTCTCAAGCTACCCAGGC includes these proteins:
- a CDS encoding Glutaredoxin-like domain-containing protein, which encodes MFTPTRRLFQKAHACRITLFARDGCGLCVRAKSALSNVWDRRPFAFTEINITAPDAKSWRDLYDFDVPVIHISKAEAPEEDPKLVGKAVKLMHRFDPDQIEAKMDQVECKK